The Mycteria americana isolate JAX WOST 10 ecotype Jacksonville Zoo and Gardens chromosome 18, USCA_MyAme_1.0, whole genome shotgun sequence genome window below encodes:
- the DISP3 gene encoding protein dispatched homolog 3 isoform X1, producing MWKRTSVYSSGFQGLDMDTEDDPLLQDAWLDEEDEEVAFSSRKRWEGALLCGRSPCRVRPLRVTLPVSGFWNIVGWIFTNPYCAGLILFLGCAIPAVLAVVMFLHYPALDIDISYNAFEIRNHESSQRFDALALALKSQFGSWGRNRRDLADFTSETLQRLIFEQLQQLHLNASHLGVSARVKRSTPEGRTSSPKPHAHLNPGNRTSRVGRGAPRWDYSSSYISANTQTHAHWRIELIFLARGDSENNIFTTERLVTIHEVERKIMDHPRFREFCWKPHEVLKDLPLGSYSYCSPPSSLMTYFFPTERGGKIYYDGMGQDLADIQGSLELAMTHPEFYWYVDEGLSAENKKSSLLRSEILFGAPLPNYYSVEDRWEEQRRKFQNFVITYVAMLAKQSTSKVQVLYGGTDLFDYEVRRTFNNDMLLAFISSSCIAVLVYILTSCSVFLSFFGIASIGLSCLVALFLYHVVFGIQYLGILNGVAAFVIVGIGVDDVFVFINTYRQATHLKDLRLRMIHTIQTAGKATFFTSLTTAAAYAANIFSQIPAVHDFGLFMSLIVSCCWVAVLFTMPAALGIWTLYMSPLESSCQSSCSQKCTKKSALHLAEDLFIASEATSRAGRETLPYLDDDIPLLSVEEEPVSLEMGDVPLVSVMPENLQVPAEKSNRGHLITRLQELLEHWVLWSAVKSRWVIVGLFLLVLLLSIFFASRLHPASRAPVLFRPDTNIQVLLDLKYNLSAEGISCITCSGLFQEKPHSLQNSIRTSLEKKKRGSGSTWGSKGSISDTGQQDLQGTVYISKSRSKGRPAIYRFSLNASVPAPWQMVSPGDGEVPSFQVYRVPFGNFTRKLTACVSTVGLLKQTSPRKWMMTTLSCDTKRGWKFDFSFYVAAKEQQRTRKLYFAQSHKPPYHGRVCVAPPGCLLSSSPDGPTKGILYVPSEKAAPKAKLSATSGFNPCMNTGCGKPAVRPLVDTGAMVFVVFGIRGVNRTRRPDNHVIGDMGSVIYDDSFDLFKEIGNLCRLCKAIASNTELVKPGGAQCLPSGYSISSFLQMLHPECKNIPEPNLLPGQLSHGAVGVKDGKVQWISMAFESTTYKGKSSFQTYADYLKWETFLQQQLQLFPEGSALRHGFQTCEHWKQIFMEIIGVQSALYGLVISLVICVAAVAVFTTHILLLLPVLLSILGVVCLVVTIMYWSGWEMGAVEAISLSILVGSSVDYCVHLVEGYLLAGENLPLHQAEDPTACRQWRTIEAVRHVGVAIVSSAVTTVIATVPLFFCIIAPFAKFGKIVALNTGVSILYTLTVSTALLSIMGPGTFIRSRTSCLKAVVGVLLAGLLGLCICLALLKSGFKIPLPNGTAL from the exons GGGCTGGACATGGACACAGAGGATGACCCCTTATTACAGGATGCCTGGCTAGACGAGGAAGATGAAGAGGTAGCCTTCAGCTCCCGGAAGAGGTGGGAAGGTGCTCTGTTGTGTGGGAGAAGCCCGTGCAGAGTCAGGCCCCTGCGTGTCACGCTGCCCGTGTCTGGCTTCTGGAATATTGTTGGCTGGATATTTACCAACCCGTACTGCGCTGGCTTAATCCTTTTCCTGGGCTGTGCCATCCCTGCTGTGCTTGCTGTTGTCATGTTCCTCCACTACCCGGCCCTGGATATTGACATCTCCTACAATGCTTTTGAGATCCGCAACCACGAGTCCTCTCAGCGCTTTGATGCACTTGCCTTGGCCCTCAAGTCCCAGTTTGGGTCATGGGGGAGGAACCGCCGGGACCTGGCTGACTTCACCTCTGAAACCCTGCAGAGGCTCATCtttgagcagctccagcagcttcaCCTCAATGCTTCCCATCTCGGGGTCAGCGCACGGGTCAAGCGCAGCACCCCGGAGGGCAGGACGAGCTCCCCCAAGCCCCATGCCCACCTGAACCCAGGAAACCGGACTTCCCGAGTTGGGAGGGGTGCCCCACGCTGGGACTACTCCAGCAGTTATATCAGTGccaacacacagacacatgcccATTGGCGCATCGAGCTCATTTTTCTGGCTCGGGGGGACTCTGAAAACAACATCTTCACCACTGAGCGCCTGGTTACCATCCATGAGGTCGAGCGCAAGATCATGGACCACCCTCGCTTCCGGGAGTTCTGCTGGAAGCCCCACGAGGTCTTGAAGGACCTGCCCCTGGGCTCCTATTCCTAttgctcccctcccagctccctcatGACCTACTTCTTCCCCactgagagaggagggaagatTTACTATGATGGCATGGGACAAGACCTTGCTGACATCCAAG GTTCCCTGGAGCTGGCCATGACCCACCCTGAGTTCTACTGGTATGTGGATGAGGGCTTGTCTGCTGAGAACAAGAAAAGCTCCTTGCTGCGGAGTGAAATCCTCTTTGGGGCACCACTGCCAAACTACTACTCAGTGGAGGACCGCTGGGAGGAGCAGCGCCGCAAGTTCCAGAACTTTGTCATCACCTACGTGGCCATGCTGGCCAAGCAATCCACAAG CAAAGTCCAGGTGCTGTACGGAGGGACGGATTTGTTTGACTATGAAGTGAGGAGGACCTTCAACAATGACATGTTGCTGGCCTTCATCAGCAGTAGCTGCATAGCTGTCTTGGTCTACATCCTTACCTCCTGCTCAG TGTTCCTGTCATTCTTTGGCATTGCCAGTATTGGACTAAGCTGCCTGGTGGCTCTGTTCCTGTACCACGTCGTATTTGGGATCCAGTACCTGGGTATACTCAATGGTGTGGCTGCCTTTGTCATTGTGGGGATTG GGGTTGATGATGTCTTTGTTTTCATCAACACCTACCGCCAAGCCACCCACCTCAAGGACCTGCGACTGCGCATGATCCATACTATCCAGACAGCAGGGAAGGCCACCTTCTTCACTTCCCTGACCACGGCTGCAGCATATGCTGCCAACATCTTCTCTCAG ATTCCAGCCGTGCATGACTTTGGACTCTTTATGTCGCTGATTGTGTCCTGTTGCTGGGTAGCTGTGCTCTTCACCATGCCAGCTGCTCTTGGAATATGGACCCTTTATATGTCCCCACTAGAGAGCTCCTGCCAAAGCAG CTGTAGTCAGAAGTGCACCAAAAAGAGTGCTTTGCACCTGGCTGAAGATCTCTTCATTGCCTCGGAGGCCACCTCCAGAGCAGGCAGAGAGACGCTTCCCTATCTTGATGATGACATCCCACTGCTCAGTGTGGAGGAGGAGCCTG tCTCCCTGGAAATGGGGGATGTCCCCTTGGTATCTGTGATGCCAGAAAATCTGCAAGTCCCTGCAGAGAAGAGCAACCGGGGTCACTTGATAACTcgtctgcaggagctgctggaacaCTGGGTGCTGTGGTCTGCAGTGAAGAGCAGATGGGTGATTGTGG GgctctttctccttgttttgcTCCTGTCCATATTCTTTGCTAGCCGCCTCCATCCAGCTAGCCGTGCTCCAGTCTTGTTCCGGCCAGACACTAACATCCAGGTGCTGCTAGACCTGAAATACAACCTGAGTGCTGAAGGCATCTCCTGCATTACCTGCTCAG GTTTGTTTCAGGAAAAGCCCCACAGTTTGCAGAACAGCATCCGAAcctccttggaaaaaaagaagaggggctCAGGGTCAACTTGGGGAAGCAAAGGGAGCATAAGTGACACAGGGCAGCAAG atCTCCAGGGGACTGTGTATATCTCCAAGTCCAGAAGCAAGGGAAGGCCAGCCATCTACAGATTCTCGCTCAATGCCAGTGTCCCTGCCCCCTGGCAGATGGTGTCACCAGGAGACGGGGAGGTGCCTTCATTCCAG GTGTATAGAGTGCCTTTCGGTAACTTCACCAGGAAGCTGACAGCTTGTGTGTCCACAGTAGGGCTGCTTAAGCAGACGAGCCCCAGGAAGTGGATGATGACCACCTTGTCCTGTGACACCAAGAGAGGCTGGAAGTTCGACTTCAGTTTCTACGTGGCCGCCAAGGAGCAGCAGCGAACACG GAAACTGTATTTTGCCCAGTCGCACAAGCCCCCTTACCATGGCCGAGTGTGTGTAGCACCTCCTGGCTGTCTTCTCAGCTCTAGCCCAGATGGACCCACCAAAGGCATCCTTTATGTTCCCAGTGAGAAAG cagCACCCAAAGCAAAGCTGTCAGCCACTTCTGGATTTAATCCTTGCATGAACACGGGCTGCGGGAAGCCAGCGGTGCGGCCACTGGTAGACACGGGAGCCATGGTGTTCGTAGTGTTTGGTATCAGAGGTGTTAATCGCACAAGACGCCCGGACAACCACGTCATCGGAGACATG GGCAGCGTTATCTATGATGACAGCTTCGACCTCTTCAAAGAGATTGGCAACCTGTGCCGCCTCTGCAAAGCCATCGCCAGCAACACTGAGCTGGTGAAGCCGGGAGGGGCTCAGTGCCTGCCCTCTG gTTACAgcatctcctcctttctgcagaTGTTGCACCCCGAGTGCAAGAACATCCCTGAGCCAAACCTGCTGCCCGGACAGCTCTCTCATGGGGCAGTGGGGGTGAAGGATGGGAAGGTGCAGTGGATCTCCATGGCATTTGAATCG ACAACCTACAAAGGGAAATCTTCCTTCCAGACATATGCTGACTACCTGAAATGGGAGACATTCCTGCAGCAGCAACTCCAGCTCTTCCCAGAGGGTTCTGCTCTCCGGCACGGTTTTCAGACATGTGAGCACTGGAAGCAGATCTTCATGGAGATTATAG gagtgCAGAGTGCCCTGTATGGTCTTGTCATCTCGCTGGTTATTTGTGTGGCTGCAGTGGCGGTGTTTACCACTCacatcctcctcctgctgccagtgctgctcagCATTTTAG GGGTGGTCTGCTTGGTGGTGACCATCATGTACTGGtctggctgggagatgggagcTGTGGAAGCCATTTCCCTCTCcatcctcgttggctcctctgtcGATTACTGCGTGCACTTGGTGGAGGGCTACTTGCTGGCAGGGGAAAACCTGCCACTACACCAGGCAGAG GACCCCACAGCGTGCCGCCAGTGGAGGACGATTGAAGCAGTCCGTCACGTGGGTGTGGCAATTGTCTCGAGCGCTGTCACCACAGTGATTGCCACCGTCCCACTGTTCTTCTGCATCATTGCCCCTTTTGCCAAGTTTGGGAAGATTGTGGCCCTCAACACAGGAGTCTCCATCCTGTACACATTAACTGtgagcacagccctgctgagcATCATGGGGCCTGGCACCTTCATCCGCAGCAGGACTTCCTGCCTCAAGGCTGTGGTGGGGGTGCTTCTTGCTGGCCTGCTGGGTCTATGCATCTGCCTCGCCCTGCTGAAGAGCGGATTTAAGATCCCCCTGCCTAATGGGACAGCCCTGTAG
- the DISP3 gene encoding protein dispatched homolog 3 isoform X3, with amino-acid sequence MWKRTSVYSSGFQGLDMDTEDDPLLQDAWLDEEDEEVAFSSRKRWEGALLCGRSPCRVRPLRVTLPVSGFWNIVGWIFTNPYCAGLILFLGCAIPAVLAVVMFLHYPALDIDISYNAFEIRNHESSQRFDALALALKSQFGSWGRNRRDLADFTSETLQRLIFEQLQQLHLNASHLGVSARVKRSTPEGRTSSPKPHAHLNPGNRTSRVGRGAPRWDYSSSYISANTQTHAHWRIELIFLARGDSENNIFTTERLVTIHEVERKIMDHPRFREFCWKPHEVLKDLPLGSYSYCSPPSSLMTYFFPTERGGKIYYDGMGQDLADIQGSLELAMTHPEFYWYVDEGLSAENKKSSLLRSEILFGAPLPNYYSVEDRWEEQRRKFQNFVITYVAMLAKQSTSKVQVLYGGTDLFDYEVRRTFNNDMLLAFISSSCIAVLVYILTSCSVFLSFFGIASIGLSCLVALFLYHVVFGIQYLGILNGVAAFVIVGIGVDDVFVFINTYRQATHLKDLRLRMIHTIQTAGKATFFTSLTTAAAYAANIFSQIPAVHDFGLFMSLIVSCCWVAVLFTMPAALGIWTLYMSPLESSCQSSCSQKCTKKSALHLAEDLFIASEATSRAGRETLPYLDDDIPLLSVEEEPVSLEMGDVPLVSVMPENLQVPAEKSNRGHLITRLQELLEHWVLWSAVKSRWVIVGLFLLVLLLSIFFASRLHPASRAPVLFRPDTNIQVLLDLKYNLSAEGISCITCSGLFQEKPHSLQNSIRTSLEKKKRGSGSTWGSKGSISDTGQQDLQGTVYISKSRSKGRPAIYRFSLNASVPAPWQMVSPGDGEVPSFQVYRVPFGNFTRKLTACVSTVGLLKQTSPRKWMMTTLSCDTKRGWKFDFSFYVAAKEQQRTRKLYFAQSHKPPYHGRVCVAPPGCLLSSSPDGPTKGILYVPSEKAPKAKLSATSGFNPCMNTGCGKPAVRPLVDTGAMVFVVFGIRGVNRTRRPDNHVIGDMGSVIYDDSFDLFKEIGNLCRLCKAIASNTELVKPGGAQCLPSGYSISSFLQMLHPECKNIPEPNLLPGQLSHGAVGVKDGKVQWISMAFESTTYKGKSSFQTYADYLKWETFLQQQLQLFPEGSALRHGFQTCEHWKQIFMEIIGVQSALYGLVISLVICVAAVAVFTTHILLLLPVLLSILGVVCLVVTIMYWSGWEMGAVEAISLSILVGSSVDYCVHLVEGYLLAGENLPLHQAEDPTACRQWRTIEAVRHVGVAIVSSAVTTVIATVPLFFCIIAPFAKFGKIVALNTGVSILYTLTVSTALLSIMGPGTFIRSRTSCLKAVVGVLLAGLLGLCICLALLKSGFKIPLPNGTAL; translated from the exons GGGCTGGACATGGACACAGAGGATGACCCCTTATTACAGGATGCCTGGCTAGACGAGGAAGATGAAGAGGTAGCCTTCAGCTCCCGGAAGAGGTGGGAAGGTGCTCTGTTGTGTGGGAGAAGCCCGTGCAGAGTCAGGCCCCTGCGTGTCACGCTGCCCGTGTCTGGCTTCTGGAATATTGTTGGCTGGATATTTACCAACCCGTACTGCGCTGGCTTAATCCTTTTCCTGGGCTGTGCCATCCCTGCTGTGCTTGCTGTTGTCATGTTCCTCCACTACCCGGCCCTGGATATTGACATCTCCTACAATGCTTTTGAGATCCGCAACCACGAGTCCTCTCAGCGCTTTGATGCACTTGCCTTGGCCCTCAAGTCCCAGTTTGGGTCATGGGGGAGGAACCGCCGGGACCTGGCTGACTTCACCTCTGAAACCCTGCAGAGGCTCATCtttgagcagctccagcagcttcaCCTCAATGCTTCCCATCTCGGGGTCAGCGCACGGGTCAAGCGCAGCACCCCGGAGGGCAGGACGAGCTCCCCCAAGCCCCATGCCCACCTGAACCCAGGAAACCGGACTTCCCGAGTTGGGAGGGGTGCCCCACGCTGGGACTACTCCAGCAGTTATATCAGTGccaacacacagacacatgcccATTGGCGCATCGAGCTCATTTTTCTGGCTCGGGGGGACTCTGAAAACAACATCTTCACCACTGAGCGCCTGGTTACCATCCATGAGGTCGAGCGCAAGATCATGGACCACCCTCGCTTCCGGGAGTTCTGCTGGAAGCCCCACGAGGTCTTGAAGGACCTGCCCCTGGGCTCCTATTCCTAttgctcccctcccagctccctcatGACCTACTTCTTCCCCactgagagaggagggaagatTTACTATGATGGCATGGGACAAGACCTTGCTGACATCCAAG GTTCCCTGGAGCTGGCCATGACCCACCCTGAGTTCTACTGGTATGTGGATGAGGGCTTGTCTGCTGAGAACAAGAAAAGCTCCTTGCTGCGGAGTGAAATCCTCTTTGGGGCACCACTGCCAAACTACTACTCAGTGGAGGACCGCTGGGAGGAGCAGCGCCGCAAGTTCCAGAACTTTGTCATCACCTACGTGGCCATGCTGGCCAAGCAATCCACAAG CAAAGTCCAGGTGCTGTACGGAGGGACGGATTTGTTTGACTATGAAGTGAGGAGGACCTTCAACAATGACATGTTGCTGGCCTTCATCAGCAGTAGCTGCATAGCTGTCTTGGTCTACATCCTTACCTCCTGCTCAG TGTTCCTGTCATTCTTTGGCATTGCCAGTATTGGACTAAGCTGCCTGGTGGCTCTGTTCCTGTACCACGTCGTATTTGGGATCCAGTACCTGGGTATACTCAATGGTGTGGCTGCCTTTGTCATTGTGGGGATTG GGGTTGATGATGTCTTTGTTTTCATCAACACCTACCGCCAAGCCACCCACCTCAAGGACCTGCGACTGCGCATGATCCATACTATCCAGACAGCAGGGAAGGCCACCTTCTTCACTTCCCTGACCACGGCTGCAGCATATGCTGCCAACATCTTCTCTCAG ATTCCAGCCGTGCATGACTTTGGACTCTTTATGTCGCTGATTGTGTCCTGTTGCTGGGTAGCTGTGCTCTTCACCATGCCAGCTGCTCTTGGAATATGGACCCTTTATATGTCCCCACTAGAGAGCTCCTGCCAAAGCAG CTGTAGTCAGAAGTGCACCAAAAAGAGTGCTTTGCACCTGGCTGAAGATCTCTTCATTGCCTCGGAGGCCACCTCCAGAGCAGGCAGAGAGACGCTTCCCTATCTTGATGATGACATCCCACTGCTCAGTGTGGAGGAGGAGCCTG tCTCCCTGGAAATGGGGGATGTCCCCTTGGTATCTGTGATGCCAGAAAATCTGCAAGTCCCTGCAGAGAAGAGCAACCGGGGTCACTTGATAACTcgtctgcaggagctgctggaacaCTGGGTGCTGTGGTCTGCAGTGAAGAGCAGATGGGTGATTGTGG GgctctttctccttgttttgcTCCTGTCCATATTCTTTGCTAGCCGCCTCCATCCAGCTAGCCGTGCTCCAGTCTTGTTCCGGCCAGACACTAACATCCAGGTGCTGCTAGACCTGAAATACAACCTGAGTGCTGAAGGCATCTCCTGCATTACCTGCTCAG GTTTGTTTCAGGAAAAGCCCCACAGTTTGCAGAACAGCATCCGAAcctccttggaaaaaaagaagaggggctCAGGGTCAACTTGGGGAAGCAAAGGGAGCATAAGTGACACAGGGCAGCAAG atCTCCAGGGGACTGTGTATATCTCCAAGTCCAGAAGCAAGGGAAGGCCAGCCATCTACAGATTCTCGCTCAATGCCAGTGTCCCTGCCCCCTGGCAGATGGTGTCACCAGGAGACGGGGAGGTGCCTTCATTCCAG GTGTATAGAGTGCCTTTCGGTAACTTCACCAGGAAGCTGACAGCTTGTGTGTCCACAGTAGGGCTGCTTAAGCAGACGAGCCCCAGGAAGTGGATGATGACCACCTTGTCCTGTGACACCAAGAGAGGCTGGAAGTTCGACTTCAGTTTCTACGTGGCCGCCAAGGAGCAGCAGCGAACACG GAAACTGTATTTTGCCCAGTCGCACAAGCCCCCTTACCATGGCCGAGTGTGTGTAGCACCTCCTGGCTGTCTTCTCAGCTCTAGCCCAGATGGACCCACCAAAGGCATCCTTTATGTTCCCAGTGAGAAAG CACCCAAAGCAAAGCTGTCAGCCACTTCTGGATTTAATCCTTGCATGAACACGGGCTGCGGGAAGCCAGCGGTGCGGCCACTGGTAGACACGGGAGCCATGGTGTTCGTAGTGTTTGGTATCAGAGGTGTTAATCGCACAAGACGCCCGGACAACCACGTCATCGGAGACATG GGCAGCGTTATCTATGATGACAGCTTCGACCTCTTCAAAGAGATTGGCAACCTGTGCCGCCTCTGCAAAGCCATCGCCAGCAACACTGAGCTGGTGAAGCCGGGAGGGGCTCAGTGCCTGCCCTCTG gTTACAgcatctcctcctttctgcagaTGTTGCACCCCGAGTGCAAGAACATCCCTGAGCCAAACCTGCTGCCCGGACAGCTCTCTCATGGGGCAGTGGGGGTGAAGGATGGGAAGGTGCAGTGGATCTCCATGGCATTTGAATCG ACAACCTACAAAGGGAAATCTTCCTTCCAGACATATGCTGACTACCTGAAATGGGAGACATTCCTGCAGCAGCAACTCCAGCTCTTCCCAGAGGGTTCTGCTCTCCGGCACGGTTTTCAGACATGTGAGCACTGGAAGCAGATCTTCATGGAGATTATAG gagtgCAGAGTGCCCTGTATGGTCTTGTCATCTCGCTGGTTATTTGTGTGGCTGCAGTGGCGGTGTTTACCACTCacatcctcctcctgctgccagtgctgctcagCATTTTAG GGGTGGTCTGCTTGGTGGTGACCATCATGTACTGGtctggctgggagatgggagcTGTGGAAGCCATTTCCCTCTCcatcctcgttggctcctctgtcGATTACTGCGTGCACTTGGTGGAGGGCTACTTGCTGGCAGGGGAAAACCTGCCACTACACCAGGCAGAG GACCCCACAGCGTGCCGCCAGTGGAGGACGATTGAAGCAGTCCGTCACGTGGGTGTGGCAATTGTCTCGAGCGCTGTCACCACAGTGATTGCCACCGTCCCACTGTTCTTCTGCATCATTGCCCCTTTTGCCAAGTTTGGGAAGATTGTGGCCCTCAACACAGGAGTCTCCATCCTGTACACATTAACTGtgagcacagccctgctgagcATCATGGGGCCTGGCACCTTCATCCGCAGCAGGACTTCCTGCCTCAAGGCTGTGGTGGGGGTGCTTCTTGCTGGCCTGCTGGGTCTATGCATCTGCCTCGCCCTGCTGAAGAGCGGATTTAAGATCCCCCTGCCTAATGGGACAGCCCTGTAG